A genome region from Nocardia sp. NBC_01730 includes the following:
- a CDS encoding ATP-dependent DNA ligase, protein MVSRRNFGGIEVELSNLDKVLYPATGTTKGEVIAYYSAIAPAMLPHIVGRPVTRKRWPNGVDEPPFFEKNLAAHAPSWLERHTMRHSGRSVVYPVIDSEAGLAWLGQQASLEVHVPQWRFDGDRMGPATRLVFDLDPGQGTGLTECARVALAVRDMVEGIGLRTFPVTSGSKGIHLYVPLDRELSPGGASTVAKQVATNLEKLHPDLVTATMAKSARGGKIFLDWSQNNPAKTTIAPYSLRGRQEPTVAAPRTWKEIENRKKLRHLRFDEVLARHRSDGDLLAELDPPLDSASAESGADALAKYRSMRDPTRTPEPIPAERPEPAENNRYVVQEHHARRLHWDVRLERGGVLVSWAVPKGPPTSSHQNRLAVHTEDHPLEYLDFHGAIPKGEYGGGEMTIWDSGTYDTEKWRDDEVIVQFHGRRLNGRYALIQTNGNQWLMHLMREQDGAGPDDARHGSGAEPEASAGRIIRPSSGASPFPRGFAPMLATPGAVADLDADEWCFETKWDGFRLIAEIDSGAFTVRSRAGNVVTDRYPGIRKLARELAGHSVVLDGEAVVFDDHGVATLGLLQADAARAVFVAFDVLYLDGTSLVRKRYADRRRVLEALAANAPSLLVPPRLDGSGADAVRYSQEHGLEGVVAKRKDSVYLPGKRGHSWVKQRNWRTQDVLIGGWRRSEARNFKSLLMGIPHEGRLYYVGRVGTGFTEPDMRDLAERLSKLERETCPFDNDLTAEERKEAVWVTPKLGGTVRFMNWTETGRLWHPAWLAARTERGRSASRRPSRSGGAG, encoded by the coding sequence ATGGTGTCCCGCCGGAATTTCGGTGGTATCGAGGTTGAGCTGAGCAACCTCGACAAGGTGCTGTATCCGGCAACCGGCACGACCAAAGGCGAAGTCATCGCCTATTATTCGGCGATCGCACCCGCCATGCTCCCGCATATCGTGGGGCGTCCGGTGACCAGGAAGCGCTGGCCCAACGGAGTCGACGAGCCCCCTTTCTTCGAGAAGAATCTCGCGGCGCATGCGCCGTCCTGGCTCGAGCGACACACGATGCGGCATTCCGGCCGCTCGGTCGTCTACCCGGTGATCGATTCCGAGGCGGGGCTGGCTTGGCTCGGTCAGCAGGCGTCACTGGAAGTCCATGTGCCGCAATGGCGTTTCGACGGAGACCGAATGGGTCCGGCGACCAGGCTGGTGTTCGATCTCGACCCAGGCCAGGGGACCGGGCTTACCGAATGTGCCAGGGTGGCGCTGGCGGTACGCGACATGGTCGAGGGGATCGGCCTGCGCACGTTCCCGGTCACCAGTGGCAGCAAGGGAATTCACCTCTACGTGCCGCTGGATCGGGAGCTGAGCCCTGGCGGCGCGTCCACGGTGGCCAAGCAGGTGGCCACGAATCTCGAGAAGCTGCACCCGGATCTGGTCACCGCGACGATGGCGAAGTCGGCGCGCGGCGGGAAGATCTTCCTGGACTGGAGCCAGAACAACCCGGCAAAGACCACCATCGCTCCCTACTCGCTGCGCGGGCGCCAGGAGCCCACTGTCGCGGCACCACGCACCTGGAAGGAGATCGAGAACCGGAAGAAGCTGCGGCACTTGCGGTTCGATGAAGTGCTCGCTCGGCACCGGTCGGACGGTGATCTGCTGGCTGAGCTCGACCCGCCGCTCGACTCGGCCTCGGCGGAATCGGGCGCTGATGCGCTGGCGAAGTACCGGTCGATGCGCGATCCGACGCGCACCCCCGAGCCGATTCCCGCCGAGCGGCCGGAGCCGGCGGAGAACAACCGGTACGTCGTGCAGGAGCATCATGCGCGGCGGCTGCATTGGGACGTGCGGCTGGAGCGCGGCGGGGTGCTGGTCTCCTGGGCGGTACCGAAAGGCCCGCCGACCTCGTCGCACCAGAACCGGCTCGCCGTGCACACCGAGGACCATCCGCTGGAGTATCTGGATTTCCACGGCGCCATCCCGAAGGGGGAGTACGGAGGGGGCGAGATGACGATCTGGGATTCCGGCACCTACGACACCGAGAAGTGGCGCGACGACGAGGTGATCGTCCAGTTCCATGGCAGACGGCTCAACGGGCGGTACGCGCTGATCCAGACCAATGGCAACCAGTGGCTGATGCACCTCATGCGTGAGCAGGACGGTGCGGGGCCGGACGACGCGAGGCACGGTTCAGGTGCTGAACCCGAGGCGTCTGCCGGTCGAATCATCCGCCCGTCGAGCGGGGCGTCGCCGTTCCCGCGCGGCTTCGCGCCGATGCTGGCTACTCCCGGCGCCGTCGCCGACCTCGACGCCGACGAGTGGTGTTTCGAGACGAAGTGGGACGGGTTCCGGCTGATCGCCGAGATCGACTCCGGCGCGTTCACCGTGCGCAGCCGGGCCGGGAACGTGGTAACCGATCGCTACCCGGGGATACGGAAGCTTGCGCGGGAACTGGCCGGGCACAGCGTGGTCTTGGACGGCGAGGCGGTGGTATTCGACGATCACGGCGTCGCCACCCTCGGGTTGTTGCAGGCCGATGCGGCGCGGGCCGTGTTCGTCGCCTTCGACGTCCTCTACCTGGACGGAACCTCCCTGGTCCGCAAACGGTACGCGGACCGCCGCCGGGTACTGGAGGCGCTGGCGGCGAACGCCCCGTCGCTGCTGGTGCCGCCGCGGCTGGACGGTTCGGGCGCCGACGCGGTGCGCTACAGCCAGGAACACGGGCTGGAGGGCGTGGTCGCGAAACGCAAGGACTCGGTGTATCTGCCGGGCAAGCGCGGGCATTCGTGGGTGAAGCAGCGTAACTGGCGCACTCAGGACGTGCTGATCGGTGGTTGGCGGCGCAGCGAGGCCAGGAACTTCAAGTCGCTGCTCATGGGCATTCCGCATGAGGGGCGGCTGTACTACGTCGGGCGGGTCGGCACCGGGTTCACCGAGCCGGACATGCGGGATCTGGCCGAACGGCTGAGCAAGCTGGAACGCGAGACCTGCCCGTTCGACAACGATCTCACCGCCGAGGAGCGTAAGGAGGCGGTGTGGGTGACGCCGAAGCTCGGTGGCACGGTGCGGTTCATGAACTGGACCGAAACCGGTCGGCTGTGGCATCCGGCATGGCTGGCGGCTCGGACTGAGCGCGGTCGCTCCGCGTCTCGGCGCCCGTCCAGAAGCGGTGGTGCTGGGTAG
- a CDS encoding antitoxin codes for MDFKNLANKAIDLAQKNADKVDAVIDKAGDLVDKKTDGKFVSQVDSAQEAAKKALRKE; via the coding sequence GTGGATTTCAAGAACCTCGCCAACAAGGCGATCGACCTTGCCCAGAAGAACGCGGACAAGGTGGACGCGGTCATCGACAAGGCGGGCGACCTCGTCGACAAGAAGACCGACGGCAAATTCGTCAGCCAGGTCGACTCCGCCCAGGAAGCGGCCAAGAAGGCCCTGCGCAAGGAGTGA
- a CDS encoding cysteine hydrolase family protein, translating to MRHGNGLDIPEGLADVCAPDRLAVIVYDMQVGVLSQLPDGPEIIERVVRVVDAARAGGYPVVFLRHFFLPERLSGTFALRMAMSWQQVDSVDKVRFILQRDTPAFELVPELRPREGEVVFDKTSMSAFEGTPLASMLRDLRVGAYAIAGVALEIGIAPTVTHSTDLGFVPVVISDACGGRDKEAMARAYDDFEFQGHTLVTDIATITPLLAGTN from the coding sequence ATGCGGCATGGCAACGGATTGGACATCCCAGAAGGACTCGCCGATGTGTGCGCGCCGGACCGACTGGCAGTGATCGTCTACGACATGCAGGTCGGCGTGCTCAGCCAGCTGCCGGACGGCCCGGAGATCATCGAGCGGGTGGTGCGGGTGGTGGACGCGGCGCGGGCGGGCGGTTACCCCGTGGTCTTCCTGCGCCACTTCTTCCTGCCCGAGCGCCTCAGCGGAACGTTCGCGCTGCGCATGGCCATGAGCTGGCAGCAGGTGGATTCGGTGGACAAGGTGCGCTTCATCCTGCAACGCGACACCCCGGCCTTCGAGCTGGTTCCCGAACTGCGGCCGCGCGAGGGCGAGGTGGTGTTCGACAAGACGTCGATGTCCGCGTTCGAGGGCACCCCGCTGGCTTCGATGCTGCGCGACCTGCGCGTCGGCGCGTACGCGATCGCGGGCGTCGCACTGGAGATCGGAATCGCCCCCACCGTCACGCACTCCACCGACCTCGGTTTTGTTCCGGTAGTGATCAGCGATGCCTGCGGTGGCCGAGACAAAGAGGCGATGGCGCGCGCCTACGACGACTTCGAATTCCAAGGCCACACGCTGGTCACGGACATCGCCACCATCACACCACTGCTCGCGGGCACCAACTGA
- a CDS encoding RNA-guided endonuclease TnpB family protein, whose amino-acid sequence MRHKSFRFCLDPTVEQRMVLSRHAGAARFAFNECLFAVKSALTARQADPTVSVPWSGFDLINHFNRWKKSQDAGRVFAVDTDGTATVVVTGLVWRDQVCQQVFEEAAIDCGRALAGWADSRRGTRKGCRVGFPRFKKKTAASRSFRLRNKHSRGRRPAIRVGDNNCPRSVTLPGIGTVRVQDDTRRIRRMLATGRAQILFATLSQRAGRWRVTLNVEAADLHPGLCHPSRGDGDHGGWVGVDRGLSAFLVAATGDGHELARITDPPKALAAGMRKQRRLAKAVSRKHKGSSNRRQATARLGRHHARVRNIRHHFLHQASNKLVKTHDRLVLEDLNTAGMLRN is encoded by the coding sequence GTGCGGCACAAATCATTCCGGTTCTGCTTGGACCCGACGGTCGAGCAGCGGATGGTGCTGTCGCGACATGCCGGGGCGGCGCGGTTCGCGTTCAATGAGTGCTTGTTCGCGGTGAAGTCGGCGTTGACTGCCCGTCAGGCCGATCCGACAGTGTCGGTGCCGTGGTCGGGGTTCGATCTGATCAACCATTTCAACCGGTGGAAGAAGTCCCAGGATGCCGGGCGGGTCTTCGCCGTCGATACCGACGGCACCGCCACGGTGGTGGTGACCGGTTTGGTGTGGCGTGATCAGGTGTGTCAGCAGGTGTTCGAGGAAGCGGCCATCGATTGTGGGCGGGCGCTGGCGGGCTGGGCGGACTCGCGTCGCGGTACCCGCAAGGGCTGTCGGGTCGGGTTTCCTCGGTTCAAGAAGAAGACCGCAGCATCTCGATCGTTCCGGTTGCGTAACAAGCATTCTCGGGGCCGTCGTCCAGCGATCCGGGTGGGTGACAACAACTGTCCACGATCGGTGACCCTGCCGGGAATCGGGACGGTGCGGGTGCAGGACGACACACGCCGCATTCGGCGGATGCTGGCGACCGGTCGGGCGCAGATCCTGTTCGCCACACTCTCCCAGCGGGCCGGACGGTGGCGTGTCACGTTGAATGTGGAAGCTGCCGACCTGCACCCCGGCCTGTGTCACCCATCCCGCGGGGATGGGGACCATGGTGGCTGGGTGGGGGTCGATCGCGGGTTGTCGGCGTTCCTGGTCGCCGCGACCGGCGACGGGCACGAGCTCGCCCGAATCACTGATCCGCCGAAAGCGTTGGCGGCCGGGATGCGCAAGCAACGCCGCCTCGCGAAGGCGGTGTCACGGAAACACAAGGGCTCCAGCAACAGACGACAGGCAACCGCCCGGTTGGGTCGCCACCACGCACGCGTCCGCAACATTCGCCACCATTTCCTGCATCAGGCCTCCAACAAGCTGGTCAAAACCCACGACCGGCTCGTCCTGGAAGACCTGAATACCGCCGGGATGCTGCGCAACTGA
- a CDS encoding zinc ribbon domain-containing protein gives MSDAGWAEFARQVFYKQAWRGGTVTLADRWYPSSQLCSRCGARNRELTLADRVFQCGNGHHLDRDHNAAVNLATWGEQHHVSQVREPEARAPVINARRREGTGPHTRVGETGPNDAGTNTHAVSA, from the coding sequence ATCAGCGACGCCGGGTGGGCTGAATTCGCCCGCCAGGTCTTCTACAAGCAGGCTTGGCGCGGCGGCACAGTCACCCTCGCTGATCGCTGGTATCCGTCCAGCCAGCTCTGTTCCCGCTGCGGCGCCCGAAACCGTGAGCTGACACTGGCCGACCGGGTTTTTCAGTGCGGCAATGGACACCATCTCGACCGCGATCACAATGCCGCGGTCAACCTCGCCACCTGGGGCGAACAACACCATGTATCCCAGGTCCGGGAGCCCGAAGCGCGAGCCCCGGTCATCAACGCCCGCCGACGGGAAGGCACTGGCCCACACACGCGTGTGGGTGAAACCGGCCCGAACGACGCGGGAACCAACACCCACGCCGTATCGGCGTGA
- a CDS encoding ammonium transporter, whose translation MVPLVATLTVGAGTTHAEPAATPVPNIEYETQLIGEKIVTTLTGGTFSVSGGSVDVKDEAGNAVVTMPLAFRQDGLEFPLPYAVQDAGRVLELTAVRDAAHARPAATPVASPYENQLAQQAFLTQFGIATAIGGFIGTAIGAAAGLIGILGGPLGIGTVLTGAAIGAAIGTLVAGGPTLIVAGIDLINTLNAPPGTTKWMETTGR comes from the coding sequence GTGGTACCACTCGTCGCCACGCTGACGGTGGGCGCGGGCACCACCCACGCGGAACCAGCCGCGACCCCTGTCCCGAACATCGAGTACGAGACCCAGTTGATCGGCGAGAAGATCGTCACGACCCTCACCGGGGGCACGTTCTCAGTGTCCGGCGGTTCGGTCGACGTCAAGGATGAAGCCGGAAACGCAGTGGTCACAATGCCGCTGGCCTTCCGGCAGGACGGGCTCGAGTTCCCACTGCCTTATGCAGTGCAGGACGCAGGCCGGGTGCTGGAGCTAACCGCAGTCAGGGATGCCGCGCACGCTCGCCCAGCCGCCACACCAGTCGCTTCCCCGTACGAGAACCAGCTAGCTCAGCAAGCCTTCTTGACTCAGTTCGGCATTGCCACCGCCATCGGTGGGTTCATCGGCACTGCCATTGGAGCGGCTGCCGGACTGATCGGGATCCTCGGTGGTCCGTTAGGTATCGGCACAGTGCTTACCGGTGCCGCGATCGGGGCCGCCATCGGCACCCTGGTTGCCGGTGGCCCCACCTTGATCGTCGCCGGTATCGACCTGATCAATACCCTCAACGCCCCGCCGGGAACCACCAAGTGGATGGAGACCACCGGCCGCTAG
- a CDS encoding energy-coupling factor transporter transmembrane protein EcfT: MSSMLFRQVPVASPVHRLWAGTKMIGAFLISLLLMFLPSWPVLGVMVAFLVFVGVVARLPLGTLPRLPWWFWALLAAGALINVPVGGAAVLRYTQVVVFGLILVAASFLIAWTTPMSDIAPALAKLGAPLRKLRVPVDEWAVVVALTLRGLPLLLEEIRVLRAARRLRPKDRLLYRAAENPLIDILTAAMAVCTRRAGELGEAITARGGTGQLTAYPSTPGHRDTIALAVVLAVCLGAIGLHLLL, from the coding sequence ATGAGTTCCATGCTGTTCCGTCAGGTTCCCGTCGCCAGCCCAGTGCACCGGCTGTGGGCGGGCACGAAGATGATCGGGGCGTTCCTGATCAGCCTGCTGCTGATGTTCCTGCCGTCCTGGCCGGTGCTCGGCGTGATGGTCGCCTTCCTGGTGTTCGTGGGCGTGGTCGCCCGGCTGCCGCTCGGCACGCTGCCGCGTCTGCCGTGGTGGTTCTGGGCGCTGCTCGCCGCCGGAGCCCTGATCAACGTGCCGGTCGGCGGCGCTGCGGTGCTGCGGTACACGCAGGTGGTGGTGTTCGGACTGATCCTGGTGGCCGCCTCGTTCCTTATCGCGTGGACCACACCGATGAGCGACATCGCGCCCGCCCTGGCCAAACTCGGTGCGCCGCTGCGCAAGCTCCGGGTGCCCGTTGACGAATGGGCTGTCGTCGTCGCACTGACCCTTCGCGGCCTTCCGCTGCTGCTGGAGGAAATCCGGGTGCTGCGTGCCGCCCGCCGACTCCGCCCCAAGGACCGCCTGCTTTACCGCGCCGCCGAAAACCCCCTGATCGACATTCTCACCGCCGCCATGGCGGTGTGCACCCGCCGCGCAGGCGAACTGGGCGAGGCGATCACCGCACGCGGCGGCACGGGGCAGCTCACCGCCTACCCCAGCACCCCCGGCCACCGCGACACCATCGCCCTCGCGGTGGTCCTCGCCGTCTGTCTCGGCGCCATCGGCCTGCACCTGCTGCTCTGA
- a CDS encoding ATP-binding cassette domain-containing protein yields the protein MSALPFEGDPGEQGPLRPIELATGAVLGGATVGLVTVGSVIPFAAALQLVAAVPMALIAHRYRLRALVTATIAATLVTFVAAGVVPAIGLISSATLGGIIGTVKRRRGGIVAVFGLSMLTGLVWALFSVGSLLLLSASRHLLFDNIRNASRGVQDLAARQTQLEPIGRAAADLTDSVLRWWWAWIGGSVAIGMVATGLFSWYVLGSVLDRLVWLPGRDRLDAPHDDRPIAPLPVEVRGAGFRYPGATRDALCDIDLTVDVGEFVAVVGHNGSGKSTLTRLLAGLPPTSGTVERPGSAGLGRLGGTALVSQRPESQTLGVLVADDVVWGLPTELAADVDVDGLLGEVGLGGMGAKETAALSGGQQQRLAVAAALARRPGLLIADEATSMIDPDGRSELVELLAALPKRHPMAVVLVTHHEADAAAADRVVHLAAGRSVEHLPAWPRPVRDARRRPMGETILELRGVQHTYNRGTPWEAPALHGVDLSVRRGEALLVVGGNGSGKSTLAWITAGLIEPSSGRCELGGKSITKQIGRVELAFQHSRLQLQKQTVGAEIADWGGRATGSGAVGRALDAVGLDRSLAARSIEELSGGQAKRVVLAAIVASHPQVVVLDEPLAGLDPEGRADIVELLARLRDSGLTLIVISHDVADMAAVCDRTVHLRSGRILAAESARDTALLAHSRVPHRDYPPAPLRPPGDAAWRLEHGGR from the coding sequence GTGAGTGCACTGCCCTTTGAGGGCGATCCGGGAGAGCAGGGCCCGCTGCGTCCGATCGAGCTGGCCACCGGCGCCGTGCTGGGCGGCGCGACCGTCGGGCTGGTCACCGTCGGCTCGGTGATCCCGTTCGCGGCCGCGCTGCAACTGGTCGCCGCGGTGCCGATGGCACTGATCGCACACCGCTATCGGCTGCGTGCCCTGGTCACCGCCACCATCGCGGCCACGCTGGTCACCTTTGTCGCAGCGGGTGTGGTGCCCGCGATCGGATTGATCTCGTCGGCGACGCTGGGCGGGATCATCGGCACGGTGAAGCGACGCCGCGGCGGTATCGTCGCGGTGTTCGGCCTCTCGATGCTGACCGGACTGGTCTGGGCATTGTTCTCCGTCGGGTCACTGCTGCTGCTCTCCGCGTCCCGCCACCTGCTCTTCGACAACATCCGCAACGCCTCGCGCGGCGTACAAGATCTCGCGGCGCGTCAGACGCAGCTGGAGCCCATCGGGCGGGCCGCCGCCGACCTCACCGACTCGGTCCTGCGCTGGTGGTGGGCCTGGATCGGCGGCAGTGTCGCGATCGGCATGGTCGCCACCGGACTGTTCTCCTGGTACGTACTCGGCTCGGTGCTCGACCGGCTCGTCTGGCTGCCTGGCCGGGATCGGCTGGACGCGCCACATGACGACCGGCCCATCGCGCCGCTGCCGGTCGAGGTGCGCGGCGCCGGATTCCGCTATCCGGGCGCGACGCGCGACGCGCTGTGCGACATCGACCTCACCGTCGATGTCGGCGAATTCGTCGCGGTGGTGGGGCACAACGGATCGGGCAAGTCGACGCTGACGCGGCTGCTCGCCGGGCTGCCACCCACCTCGGGAACGGTCGAGCGTCCCGGGTCGGCCGGCCTGGGACGTCTCGGCGGAACGGCGCTGGTGTCGCAGCGGCCGGAGAGTCAGACCCTTGGCGTGCTCGTCGCCGACGACGTGGTGTGGGGTTTGCCCACCGAGCTCGCCGCCGACGTGGATGTCGACGGACTGCTCGGTGAAGTCGGTCTCGGCGGCATGGGCGCGAAGGAGACCGCCGCGCTCTCCGGCGGGCAACAGCAGCGTCTCGCTGTCGCCGCGGCGTTGGCCCGTCGCCCCGGCCTGCTGATCGCCGACGAGGCGACCTCGATGATCGATCCGGACGGACGCAGCGAACTCGTGGAACTGCTCGCGGCACTGCCGAAACGGCACCCGATGGCAGTGGTGCTGGTCACCCATCACGAGGCCGACGCCGCCGCGGCCGATCGAGTCGTGCACTTGGCCGCAGGACGGTCGGTCGAGCACCTGCCCGCCTGGCCGCGCCCGGTGCGCGACGCCAGGCGCAGGCCGATGGGCGAGACGATCCTCGAGCTACGCGGCGTCCAGCACACCTACAACCGAGGAACCCCCTGGGAGGCACCAGCTCTGCACGGCGTGGATCTCTCGGTCCGGCGCGGCGAGGCGCTGCTCGTCGTCGGCGGAAACGGATCGGGAAAATCCACCCTGGCTTGGATCACTGCCGGGCTGATCGAACCGAGTTCCGGCCGGTGCGAACTCGGCGGAAAGTCGATCACCAAGCAGATCGGACGCGTCGAGCTGGCCTTCCAGCATTCCCGCCTGCAATTGCAGAAGCAGACGGTCGGCGCGGAGATCGCGGACTGGGGCGGTCGGGCCACCGGGTCGGGCGCGGTCGGGCGCGCGCTGGACGCGGTGGGGCTGGATCGGTCCCTGGCCGCACGCTCCATCGAGGAACTCAGCGGCGGACAGGCCAAGCGGGTCGTGCTCGCGGCCATTGTGGCGAGCCATCCGCAGGTCGTCGTGCTCGATGAGCCGCTCGCCGGCCTCGACCCCGAAGGTCGCGCCGACATCGTGGAACTGCTGGCGCGGCTGCGAGATTCCGGCCTGACGCTGATCGTCATCTCCCACGACGTAGCCGACATGGCCGCAGTGTGTGACCGGACGGTACATCTGCGGTCCGGACGGATTCTGGCGGCCGAGTCCGCACGCGATACCGCGCTGCTGGCGCACAGCCGCGTGCCGCACCGCGATTACCCGCCCGCGCCGCTGCGCCCACCCGGCGACGCGGCGTGGCGGCTCGAGCACGGAGGTCGATGA
- a CDS encoding flavin-containing monooxygenase produces the protein MTADNGPSILIVGAGFGGIGMAIELRRNGLDNITILERAADLGGVWRENTYPGAACDVPSPLYSYSFEPKPDWPQRYSGRVAIHDYLRGVAERHGVLDTIRFGTAVIDAEFDDATGRWTVRTADGDTRVVDVLISAVGQLSRPAMPSIPGIDTFTGPSFHSAEWNHDVELTGKRVACVGTGASAIQFIPEIQPQVAHLTLFQRTPAWVVPKFDTDYSPIQHSLFARVPGVLLVERFGWWSICEFFSLGLVEFPAITRLVARIASQHLARQVEDPRLRAELTPDYPVGCKRALFSNDYYPALTQPNVQVETTEITEITPEGVHTADGVVHEVDVIIYGTGFKGTEFLWPMNIYGRAGRKLSDAWADGAHAYYGISVPDFPNLFLVYGPNTNLGVGSIIYMIESQTRYIRQAVQLLADRPGHCLDVRADREATFNTALQQRLARTPWNFCSSWYRNSAGRITNNWPGSQTSYRRSTRKLDPTAYTLTPVSET, from the coding sequence ATGACAGCAGACAATGGGCCATCGATCCTCATCGTCGGCGCGGGCTTCGGCGGCATCGGCATGGCGATCGAATTGCGTCGCAACGGTCTCGACAACATCACAATCCTGGAGCGCGCCGCCGACCTCGGCGGTGTGTGGCGGGAGAACACCTATCCCGGGGCCGCGTGCGACGTGCCGTCCCCACTGTATTCGTACTCGTTCGAACCCAAACCGGACTGGCCGCAGCGGTACTCGGGGCGCGTCGCCATCCATGACTACCTGCGCGGCGTCGCCGAGCGGCACGGTGTGCTCGACACGATCCGGTTCGGCACCGCCGTGATCGACGCGGAATTCGACGACGCCACCGGCCGCTGGACGGTCCGCACCGCGGACGGGGATACCCGGGTCGTAGACGTGCTGATCTCGGCGGTGGGCCAGCTGTCCCGCCCGGCGATGCCGAGCATACCCGGCATCGATACCTTCACCGGCCCGTCGTTCCACTCGGCGGAGTGGAACCACGACGTCGAACTCACCGGCAAACGCGTCGCCTGCGTCGGTACCGGGGCCAGCGCCATCCAGTTCATCCCGGAGATCCAGCCGCAGGTCGCCCACCTCACACTGTTCCAGCGCACGCCCGCCTGGGTGGTCCCGAAATTCGACACCGACTACTCGCCGATCCAGCACAGCCTGTTCGCGCGGGTGCCCGGCGTGCTGCTGGTCGAGCGGTTCGGGTGGTGGTCGATCTGCGAGTTCTTCTCGCTCGGGCTGGTCGAGTTCCCCGCGATCACGCGGCTGGTGGCGCGCATCGCGTCCCAGCACCTGGCCAGGCAGGTCGAGGATCCGCGGCTGCGGGCCGAGCTCACCCCCGACTATCCGGTCGGGTGCAAGCGCGCACTGTTCTCCAACGACTATTATCCCGCCCTGACCCAGCCGAACGTACAGGTGGAAACCACCGAGATCACCGAGATCACACCGGAGGGCGTACACACCGCCGACGGTGTAGTGCACGAGGTGGACGTGATCATCTACGGCACCGGATTCAAGGGCACCGAATTTCTCTGGCCGATGAACATCTACGGCCGCGCGGGCCGCAAGCTGTCGGACGCCTGGGCCGACGGCGCACACGCCTACTACGGCATCTCGGTGCCGGACTTCCCCAACCTGTTCCTGGTCTATGGGCCGAACACCAATCTCGGCGTCGGCTCGATCATCTACATGATCGAATCGCAGACCCGCTACATCCGCCAGGCGGTCCAACTGCTCGCCGACCGCCCCGGCCACTGTCTCGACGTGCGCGCGGACCGGGAGGCGACCTTCAACACCGCCCTCCAACAACGCCTCGCCCGCACCCCCTGGAACTTCTGCTCCAGCTGGTACCGCAACTCCGCAGGCCGGATCACCAACAACTGGCCGGGCTCGCAAACCAGCTACCGCCGCTCCACCCGCAAACTGGACCCCACCGCCTACACCCTCACCCCCGTCTCTGAGACGTAG
- a CDS encoding AraC family transcriptional regulator: protein MQRVQGPEIRDWNFPRGVASVALMAGYAAERDVPTARMLHGTGLTEQQLRDPDAQIDAHAELTVIRNLVRALPDLPALGIEVGRRYRITTFGIFGFACVSSPTLGEAISFALRYLDLSFTFCLPVAEWGEGEFVAWVRDESVPADVRQFLVERDVTAMHQVMSDLLGTHLPLTRAEFRFSAPSYADRIRAVTVVRPQFDMPHNLFAIDPVMLEQPLPQANEHTWTMCLTQCRDLVHRRRARTGIAAEVRARLVPRGGADGFAAPPGIDTVASDLNMSTRTLRRHLDAAGTSYRALLDEVRRALAEEMLTATPLSVSDVAIRLGYAEASTFIYAFKRWTGGTPAAYRRERAARR from the coding sequence GTGCAGCGGGTACAGGGTCCGGAAATCCGCGATTGGAATTTTCCGCGCGGCGTGGCAAGCGTGGCGCTGATGGCCGGCTACGCGGCCGAGCGCGACGTCCCCACCGCGCGCATGCTGCACGGCACCGGTCTCACCGAGCAGCAGCTGCGCGACCCGGACGCGCAGATCGACGCGCACGCTGAGCTCACGGTGATCCGCAATCTCGTCCGCGCACTGCCCGACTTGCCTGCGCTCGGTATCGAGGTCGGCCGCCGCTATCGGATCACCACGTTCGGCATCTTCGGCTTCGCCTGCGTCAGCAGCCCGACGCTGGGTGAGGCGATCAGTTTCGCGCTGCGCTACCTGGACCTGAGCTTCACCTTCTGCTTGCCGGTGGCGGAGTGGGGCGAGGGCGAGTTCGTCGCGTGGGTGCGCGACGAGTCGGTGCCCGCCGACGTGCGGCAGTTCCTCGTCGAACGCGATGTGACCGCGATGCACCAGGTGATGAGCGATCTGCTCGGTACCCATCTGCCGCTGACCAGGGCCGAATTCCGTTTCTCCGCACCAAGTTACGCCGACCGGATCAGGGCGGTCACGGTGGTGCGGCCGCAGTTCGACATGCCGCACAACCTGTTCGCCATCGATCCGGTGATGCTGGAGCAGCCGCTGCCCCAGGCGAACGAGCACACCTGGACGATGTGCCTGACCCAGTGCCGGGACCTGGTGCACCGCCGCAGGGCCCGCACCGGCATCGCCGCAGAGGTGCGTGCGCGTCTCGTGCCGCGCGGCGGCGCTGACGGCTTCGCCGCACCGCCCGGAATCGACACCGTGGCAAGCGATCTCAACATGAGTACGCGCACTCTGCGTCGCCACCTCGACGCGGCCGGGACCAGCTACCGCGCGCTGCTGGACGAAGTCCGCCGTGCCTTGGCCGAGGAAATGCTCACCGCCACCCCGCTTTCGGTGAGCGATGTCGCGATTCGCCTCGGTTACGCCGAAGCGTCCACGTTCATCTACGCGTTCAAGCGGTGGACCGGCGGCACCCCTGCGGCCTACCGGCGCGAACGCGCCGCGCGACGTTAG